Part of the Lolium rigidum isolate FL_2022 chromosome 6, APGP_CSIRO_Lrig_0.1, whole genome shotgun sequence genome, CTAGGAGGAAAATGCCCATCCTACCGCGCCCTTTACAGAGGAAGAGGTAAAAAACATAGGTTTTCAATGGAACACAACAAAGTCCTAGAGCCAGATAGATTCAATTCCCGACTGATTTCTATCGGAATTTCTAGGAGACCATCTAATCAAACTTGCTAGAATTGTTCGTCATTCTTCATGTTGGACAGCTAGACCTATTTCACCTAAATTTCGGAGAGATAATTTTGTTGCGAAAGGTTAATGAAACATAATGAATCCAACAATTTAGGTCTATTTGTCTTCTTAACGTTAGCTTTAAGATATTCAGAACTTACCATGTTGTTAGTCCCACTCATAATGCTTGTATCTAAGGAAGGAATATTCTAGATGGAGTAATAAATCTTCATTAAATAATTCACCAACTTCATTAGATTTTTTTAATGGGGTGATATTTTAGATTtactttgaaaaggcttatgataaagtcaagtggtctttcctccAGGAGACTCTCGGAATAAAATGTTTTTCTCATGAGTGGTGCGCTCTCATCTATATTTTTTTCTAAGAAAGTGTTGCCATAAAAGTCTATGATGACGTTGTGAAATACTTTCTAACAAAAAACTGTTAAGATAAGGCGATCCATTATCACCGGTGCTATTTAATAAAAAGGCTCATATGTTAGTAATAATCATAAAACATGCAAAAAATGATGGCTAAATTGAAGTAGTACAACACCTAGTCGAGGGTGGCCTGTCTATCCTCCATTATGAAGATGATACGATTCTCTTTCGGAACATGAGCTTGAAAAACCGAGAAATTCAAAATTAATATTATCAGCTTTGGAGCAGATTTCAGGCCTCAAAACAAATTTTCACAAAAGCGAATTGTTCTGCTTCGACGAGGCTCAGGACGACGCAACCTTTGGCTCTGGGAAATTCCAGTTTCCTATCAACTATTTAGGCATTCTGATACGTTATTGGAGACTTAGAAATGCTGAATGAAAACACATCAAGAAAAGGCCACAAAAGAGATTAAGTacctggaaaggaaaattacaatcTATGGGTGGATgtttggttctcattaattcagtaccaaGTAACATGGTACAATATACGATTTCCTTCTTCCAGCTACATAAGTGAGTTTTGCAATGCTTAGATTATATCCGATCAAGATTATTTTCGCGaggagatagtgagaaaaaaTAAATATGGACTGACTAAATTGAATATTGTTTGTGGCCCTAATTATCAAGAATGACTTAGAATTCATGACATTGAGGTCAAGAATAGAGCCCTTCTTGGTATATGGGTTTTGAAGCTTCTTACCGAAGACGGGGTGTGGCAAACTCTTCTAAAAAGGAAAAAGTACATAGGCACGTGCACTATCTCAGGTTTATTGAAAACCCAGGGACTCGCATTTATGGGATGGCCCAATAGCAACGAAGAAATACTTCTTCCTATATAGTTCATTCTTAATTAAGGATAGCTCGAAAATAGGATTCTAGGAGAACAAGTGGCTAGGCCATGGCACACTCCAGAAGCAATATCTAAGTCTATACAATATTATGGGTCACAAAAGCAATACAATCGTTAAGATGTTGGAGTCTTTACTACCAAATGTGACGTCCAGAAAAAAACTTGTTGGTCCCAAGATGGCTTCTTGGAATGTCTTGCTACTGCATTTGGATTTGGTCCATTTGACGCAAGAAAATGACGAATTTCAGTGGAATCTACATGAAAGTGACAAATCATATCCAAGAAGTCCATCCTTAATTAAAGAAAACCTTTTGAAACACAGTTGGCACGGAAGTACAAATTGTGTATTCTGCCACCATGACGGGACGATCAAAAACTTAACTTTCCAATACAAAATTTCTTGATctttatggtcagtcatccaagtaggttCGACCTTATACCCGCCACGTAGCGTTGCTAATATACTCGGCAGTTGGCTAAACGGTGTGGCTCGTATGTTTAAAATACTCATTAGAGTGGAAGCGCTTGTCATTATTTGATCGATATGGCTACGTAGAAATTGCCTTCATGGTTGTCTCTTTAGTGTGTGGAGAATCGCGTCATGTTTAtgaaggtgtctacacggttagaGGACACGACGAgtgatatttttatgattttatcCAACATGAATGACGATGTAATCTACGAATCGGCCCTTCATCTCCTTAGGCATTTTTATAGTTTTCAGAGGATTACTTGTAAtgcatttttttttatctttttgatGATGTTTGGATTTGAGATCTTGTGTAATGATTAAGACTTTTTTTAAGTAAGAAAACACACTTCATCAGAAGAAAAGGTGACCAGCTCCTGATAAGCAAAAGAAAATGCACAATACCTTTGGCTTTTGCCACCAGTGGATCGTGGATGGATGTTGAAGTTGCTTAGTAAGTGGCAAACACAAGTGTTGATGAGATGTGACTTGACTTGCACCTGAGGTTGGCGAGCTAGCACCATCACCACATCGATCATCACACGACCTTTATTAATTAGGGGTCCTAGGATGAAGCCAGTTGTAGTTAAGCATGCTACTACTAGTTCCGGTATGAACATGAGACGTACCATCCCAGATTCCAGCTTCTTATATAACGCAAAATAATCAGTTTGGTAGATGTAGCTGTCGTGCAGATGCCCATGCTTCCTTGGGCAGGAATTAGCGGAAACACTCTTGATGCTGAAGCTTAAGATTAAGCTGGAAACCGGAAAAAGTGCAGAGAGGAGAAGAAAAATTGAGCCATCAGTTCTTTCGCCCTTGTGACTGACTGACTGGCTGACTGAGTGAGAGACACCACCTAGCTAGCAACAGTCCGACACACGCCAACCTCCAGCTCCAGGCGAGCAAACAAAAAGCAGCCTTTCGTTCCCCAACTGCTTGTGCTGCCCCTGCAACAACAAAGATCtctccatcttcctcatcatgtctCTCCTTTCATGGCAGAGAGACATGGCAAGAAAGGAGCAACAACATGATGACCTGACCAAAATGCTGCGACATCCACACTCTCCGTCGATCCCCAGACCGGCACTGCCACTACTACTTCTTGCTGCTAGCTAAACATGTCCTTCCTCTACGGCTACGTACTATTATGGGTCGAGCGACGTTGCTTTACTTGTACACTACCACCAGTCCACCACGCGCTGCGACTGCGAGCAGGCAGGCAGGCGACAAGATTCCAGGAACCATCATCATCATTCGTGGAGGTTCAGTGGCTGCAGAGGTCCGACAGCTCCTTCCGCCCCTCCACAATGTCGTCCAGGAAGTCGTCCAGCTGGCACACCAGCCCGTCGGTGCCGGCCCGGAGCACCTCCACCCACGCCTTGAGCTCCTCCGCCTTCTCCTTCACGGCCCCGTCCTGGTCGACCAGCTTGCTGCCGcccgcggcggctgcggcggccgcgcgctccacctcctcccgcgccgcctccgccgcagcGCGCGCGCTCCGGAACTCGTCCATCCTGATTGTCCTTCCCGCCGCGGCGCCGTCGCAGGCCTCCTCCGCCATCCTCTTCTGCAGCTTCGCGATGGACGCCATGAACCCGCCGCTTGCGCTGTCCGCGCCGTCGGCGGACGAGCAGGGAGACCCGGAGGCGCAGGCGCCGCCCGCGAGGATGAGCAGGAGCAGGGAGCTGGCGTTGTGCAGCGCGTAGAGGAGGCCGCGGAAGCCGTTGAAGCCGCAGAGCCTGGCGTCGGCGGCGCGGCGCTCGTCCAGCTGCAGCGACAGCGGCGCGATCCTCGACTCGGACAGCGCCCGgttctcctcctccgccgccatcgccTCCCTCCTCGACGCCGAGAGCGCCCTCATCACCTGTTGCCATTGCGCGATCAGGTTAGAACAGAGCGTGCACGGACAGAGTGCCAAGAAACAGAGCAACAAGAAGCCACACGTACAGGACTGGATCACATCACACACAGTACAGAAAGAAAGGAACGataggagaaaaaaaaaagtcgaCATGATCATTCATGATTACTGCTCTTTTTTCCGAAAGAAAAATCATAATTATTGCTGGAGACGAGACAGATGAATGATGTTCGAGTAAAGTTGGCGAGGAGTCACCAACCTGGCGGGTGGAGAGCGGGGACGGGTCGTGGAGCCAGTCgtcgagggcggcgacggcgcaggacgcggcggcgcagtaGCGCTCGACGGCGGCGAGGCCGAGCTTGACGGCGAGGCAGGCGTCCCAGAGGCGCGCGGTCTCGTCCATGTACTCGTCGAGCCACCGGCCGCCGGGGGGCAGGTGGAGCTGCCCCACGAGCATCGTGAGCTGCGAGTGCAGGCCCCTGAGCAGCGCCGCGGCCCGGAGGAGCGCGGGCAGCGACgacagcccgccgccgccgccgctgagctCGTCTAGCCCCCGCGCCAGGGTCGTGAAGAAGGCGTTCACCATGGCTCCGCAGTGAAGTCCGCGCTAGCAGAGCAGAGTACTGTGCTGTGAGGCTGGCTGGGATCGACCGAGCTGGCGGAGGCTGACGGCGCGCGGCTGGGTATATATAGGGCTCGCCCGCGCGCGCGAGGTGCAGGAGGAAGACGAAGGAGAGGAAGTGGAAGAGGGGGGCTAGCAGCTAGCTAGGAGGAGGGAGGGACACGACGACAGACACGATGGGGGGGTGGGGAGTGGAGTGCAATGATGGGTGTCTACAGGAGGGGGAGAAGGGCGATGATGAGGTTGGGGCAGCCATGGTTGTTGCCCGATGCCCGCTTTGCTGGGTCGTGTGTGTGTCTGTCGTCCTCCCGCGCGCCCCTCTCGCGTCGCGGGAGCGAACGAGCTCGGGTTTGCGCCTTGTCCGTGCGAGAGTGAGCAGGTTTTGTGTGTACGGCTCCGCGTGTTGGTCCCTGCGGTGCGGTGCGGCTCACTGGACTGGAGTGGAGGAGTGGTGTGCTTTGAGTTGCGTTATTTCCGGAAGATGTCAGTATTTTGCGTGGTGTTGTTGGGAAACTGCTTTTTACCTAGTAATTGTTTACTCCGTGGCTGTCTACCTATATTTAGCAGAGGTACTATGTTTAGGGGTTCCTCTTCTAGAAAAAGTCAAGTCATGGGTTGTGTCACTTGTGTGCTAGCAGTTgagattttatttaaaaaaaaacaatgtCTGAATGTTCAGTACCCACACTCTGTTTCATACTACTCCAAGGTTTTGGTCAAAGTTTAACTTTGCCAAGTTTGACTACGTAAAAATATATTACTATTATACAAATTAAAATAACATCATTCATACCGTGACACAATATAGTATTTTTGCACCCATCGTATCTTTATGTTCTTATGTTCATAAAATTATGTTTTTGTGTATAAATAATTATTTTTATATTGACTCATAACAACAAAAATGGACATAAAAACACATTGTACTAGTCATTACATAGTAAAAACACCAAATAAAACATATTTTGTACAATACGTAAACAAAGAATTATGCCATGCATATTTTCTCTTATGTTCTACTCAACTTTTGAAGTAAGAGAAAATTTATGTGACGTAAAAATCATTTACTGTTgcaaacatatatgatagatgtaGAATAACTATATATTCTGCACCCTCAACAGTTGGCCAAAGATTACAAAAGCTTATCTTTGATCAAACTTTATATGTGGTGTAATAGTATAAAGCAGTGCGAGTACATTAGAGCCCATTTACTTCCCCCACACTTAAGTATGGTCGTATGGTTATCCTCGGTAAACACGCATACTAATTAGACAAATGTAAAAAGGAAAATCACAAAGTAGTAATAAAGTTAGAAAAGGAAAAATTCCATACCTATTATGATGCATCACTTTTTTTACCGTGCAGTTTTAGGCTCCAAGTATGCAGTTCTGAGACTTTATTTTTAAAGCTTAAATTGCACCAAATTAAAATATGTGTAAATTTAGAATTGCTTTATAAAAGTTGTTTTGCTATCCCTACGCCATTTGATGGCATCATGATTCATGCATATGagttgcaagttggattgcaactgagttttttcaGTTAAGGGTTGCAACAGagatttttttagttgcaagtagAAATACAACTAAGAAAAATGCTCCGGACCGTTAGATTTGCTTCATGGTCCGTGCTAGTCATCAATTGCAACATGGGTTGCAGCTGAGATTCAGTGAGATCATCTAAACGAGAATGAAGTTAGTTCTTAGTCGACTGAGAACTAGTCACACCCTTAAAAAAACCAAGACCTTTATGTGCAACTACATAGGACAAAATGTGCAAACTACCCCGTTACACTGAAAATATATATGGAATTCCAAACTACATAATTACAATAACCGGATTGCACATTTTTTAACCCAAATTTGCATGAAAATAGTGCGGCTTCAAGCTTCAAAATGTGCAAAGAAATCAATTGCATATTCGTAGACCAAGCTTGCACAAATTTAATCATGTGCAACTTCAATGTTCAAATTGTGCAAACTACCCAGTCGCATAGTTAAAACCCTAAAAATCTACCAAAGCAAACTTTTTGTAATTTTGTGTTCGAAAATGTGCAAACAACTAAAGTCCACCCAAAATCGCACGAAAAAGTACCAACAAATGTATATTACAGAGTGTGCAGCTACCCTCTTACACATTCTAATcctaaaattgcaaaaaaaaacaaaattaaaatttgaaccacTATAATTAATAGAACTAAATctgcttcatggtatcgatttaTGGTTTAGATTGCTTCTCATGGTGGGTGCGACGGCAGTTATCTGGACGCTATGGCTATATAGAAATGACAAGATATTTAACGATAAAATTGTTCTATCTTGCAGGTTATATGCAGATGTaccggtattctccgtttgtggtcacCTCTTCAACGAATGTAGAACCGCGATCTATTTATAGAGGTCTGTACACGATTGGAGGATGCGGCGAGGGATACCTTTTGCAGAAATGGGTGGccgcataatctacggattgaagctccaccTGCCCCTTAGTTGTTTTACATTTATCGACACGATATGTATTATGCCTTTTTAtctttttgatacttggttcTGAGACTCATAAACGGctatgtgcatcctggttatgcagatgcCGAGTGTAATTGCTTCTGTAAGTTATAAAGCGCCCATTATCTAAAAAGTAGAACTGAATCTATAACTAAAAAtaaattttaataaacaaaatcaAATTATTAGGCTTGTTAAGATGCGCTTTGACCAATAATGACTTCCTTTTTTTGAAAGAAAATTATGTTGGTCTTTCATTTTCCAGCCTAAGGACATCTGCACACTCAAAATCGACACAGAACCATTGCCTGAATCAGTCACGATTCAGGGTTTAATTAAGCATTGCGGCCGGATATTTAGTACCATCAATCTCATCACCTTACCTGAAATCTCAAGCTTAGCTTTTGCTGCGTTATTCGATTCTATCTCACACGCCTTCCTTTCCTCCCTCCTTTATTTCCTTTCCAACTCAGAGATGCAATTCTTATCCTGGCAGCGCCACTACCCCAAATTCTTCGACAGATCGTTTACTTCAGAATCTAGCTCAGCCATGAAAATTTCATCACGGAACCATTGACCGAATTTTTTTTGTACAATTCAGCAGGTATTTTTTTCACCCAGTTGGCCAATGGCAGCTGCATCTGGCGGGTGAAACACGGCCTGGCCTGCCTGTCAGCGACGGCCGGCGGTTGAAGAAGTAAATTTCGTGCACGGCGTCGGAGGGACGATCGCCCGACATGCACGAGGGAAGCGTGCATGGTGCCGGTCTGTCTGAGCAGCGAATTAAGTTGCGGCGACGAAGCTCTGCGCTTTGTGTCCCCGCCTTGTTAACACGCTGAAACATCTGCATTAACTTGCCTCGTGCACGTTATTGCGGAAACAATCGGTAGATGGAGCAGTAGACACGATGATACGCGCGCGGCAGCCATTGCAGGGTTTACACGATCATACTGCTCTAATCTACACGATCATATGTCGACACTGCTCTCGCTGTTTGTTACTGCCTGTAAATTATGTCTCCCAAGTGAAGTGCCCTCATCTGTTTTTTTACTGTCTTGTGTTGTATACTTGTATTGCtactgtttttgttgttgttgcggtgTACCTGCCTTATTTctgatatatatatacacactatACCCTGTATTACGAAAAGTTTTTGTCTTGCACATGCCTCCAGTCAAACTTCTAAGATTTGGATTATGAATATATCaatcattaaaaatatgaaaatcctaTGTAACGATTTGTCTAGAAAACTCCTTCTAGAATCATATAATTAAATTTATTGGTGTTTACAAAGTAGAGATTTCTAGCTCCTGACCTCTAGTATCCCCTTTATTTTAAAAATTCTAAAAATCGATTCTACAAGTTCTATAAATTATGAAAAAAATTTGGGTGTATTCAATGATGTATTCTACAACGTGTGAAATCCCAATTTGAAATAATTTGTAATTTGAGctgcacaaaaatgaaaaaaatgaatttgAGTATAGTAAATAGTACTTATTTTGATAACTCCAAATCTACCaggttttgtcatttttgtgtagcatgTAACTTAAAAATATAGTGTTGTGGTTTTATATGCTAGTAGGAACATCATTGACTACATATCGACTtgttaaaaaaaaatctgaaaccttagatttttttaaaataaagggagcattagGGCCCGGTATCCAAAAAGACTTTTCGGTGTTTCCGGCATCGCATAACATTATGCATAACATTAACAAACCTTGCAAAGGCTTTTTTTTGTGACACTGACAGAGTAGATTTTTTTTTACAGAGGGCATGCTTCCAGTTGCTATATTTTGAAGAAAAAACAGATAAGCGTTGAAGCGGTGTAAGATTGGTAACCCCTAATAGTGCTTATTTTATTGCTTGTGTGCATCCCATAAGGTTCAGGGTGAACTTTTTTTAGATCCCGAGCTTTATATAGCTTTTTAGAAAACAATCAATTCCTATTTAAATGTAAAACGAATATGAGAAGATATACGAGTACATATATAAAATATATTGTCAAATGTgatccacacaaaaataaaagtgTGGAGTGCATTACTGAGTTGTTTTGTCTTTTGGGAGCCACAATTTATTTTGAACTTTTAACTTATATATATGATTTTTGTTATTGTTTACTTCCTGCCTGGGAGCCAAAATATTGACTATGAACTGGCTTTGCGAACATGATTTTTCAACATCCTAGACGCTGTTTAGCTCCTCTTTTTATCTGAAGTTAATGTGGACAAACTGTGACATCCGAAAAGAGAAAGTTGTAGCTGAGCTGAGCAGAGCACCATAACACCAACACCTCGACTCacttctattttttttaatttgacACTAATTCACAACAATAATCTACAGAAAGCGGAGTTTAGTGAAGGGAAATCCAATTATGATCAGGGGTGCATATCGACCCATTGAATgaaaaaaaatttcaaaatttcaaaaagaCTTTGAAATCAAATCCCACATGTACATttagacattctatgttcgtacacaagttttttgggggggggggggggggggagcattTTTTTGTGTCTGTGTAAATTCTGTTGGATGCTCCAACGTGACTATTCGCGGAACATTTTTTGtcctttttacacacgccacacaaGATGTTCTTTTTTCCCGAAATCTTGTCTGTGAATAAAGAATATCCGGATGTATACACAAAATTTTTATTTcacaattttttgaattttgaattttgtttttaTGCATGTTTTATAATAGGTTCAtatgcacctatgagccaaagcACCATTAGGTGCATATGAGCTTATtattaaaaatgcataaaaaaccaaaattttaaaatataaaaaaccaaaataaaatttTATACTTGTACATCAAAATAACACGTGATAGCAAACCTATGCAAATATAAAATCCATCGGTGGTTTgcaaatataaaattcatcaaatttgtcttttttttgtttctctcaaATAGCACAACACACATCAAACCTCAAACTTAGCATACCAATATAACTTTTCTACTACAACAATGTGCAGattttttctaaacttttttGTGCTACACTAAAAATCTCTAAACAAAGTGAGGGTGTAGAAAAAACAATCTCGAAAAGAGAATGGCACAGAGTGTAAAATTTCCATCCAGCGACTGAAACATACTGCAAGTTTGTTACATAATCTTGGTGCTCATATCAGTTAGCACAATGATGCTCAAGGCCCCCATATGTCGGACGGCGCTTTTGACTAAGATTGGCATTAGCAGCAAATCGTTTCTGCCCACTCGATCGATCGATATATTCCTTTGCTCTTTATCTAACGACGCTTTGATTCCAtcccaccaatgtgatacactctGGTGAAGGAGCTAGGTAGCAAGCCGTGTTGCTGTTATCTTATAT contains:
- the LOC124668517 gene encoding uncharacterized protein LOC124668517, yielding MVNAFFTTLARGLDELSGGGGGLSSLPALLRAAALLRGLHSQLTMLVGQLHLPPGGRWLDEYMDETARLWDACLAVKLGLAAVERYCAAASCAVAALDDWLHDPSPLSTRQVMRALSASRREAMAAEEENRALSESRIAPLSLQLDERRAADARLCGFNGFRGLLYALHNASSLLLLILAGGACASGSPCSSADGADSASGGFMASIAKLQKRMAEEACDGAAAGRTIRMDEFRSARAAAEAAREEVERAAAAAAAGGSKLVDQDGAVKEKAEELKAWVEVLRAGTDGLVCQLDDFLDDIVEGRKELSDLCSH